The following are from one region of the Oncorhynchus nerka isolate Pitt River linkage group LG8, Oner_Uvic_2.0, whole genome shotgun sequence genome:
- the per1b gene encoding period circadian protein homolog 1b isoform X2, which yields MSYDDSNSAPGDDTWGRVGSTNEEEEEAGTGLSSPGSNNNHGSQSGTSDLANRVRGSSPSGSGSGGSSGGDQRGPSSDDGERESSERGGRSRGHQSRSSHCSSSQKDSGMMLENTESNKSSQSQSPSPPSSSLAYSLLSASSEQDPPSTSGCSSNEQHQTARVQTQKEMLKALKELKVRLPAECKGKGRSSTLDALQYALNCVKQVRANQEYYHQWGVEECHGCSLDLSVYSTEELDNIASEYTLKNTDTFSMAVSFLTGKVVYISPQGSSLLRCKPERLQGAIFSELLAPQDVSTFYSSTAPCRLPSWATCMGSVSPPTDCTQGKSMFCRISADRAQGGEIKYYPFRMTPYQLTLRDLDTSDPQPCCLLIAERVQSGYEAPRIPADKRIFSTSHTPSCLFQEVDERAVPLLGYLPQDLVGSPVLLYLHPEDRPIMVAIHRKILQSAGQPFDSSPMRMCARSGEYVTIDTSWSSFINPWSRKVAFIVGRHKVRTSPLNEDVFTPLRGCEGRPVAPEIVQLSEQIHRLLVKPVHSGGSQGYSSLASNGSCSHEQQYRRTASSASDSKSTNAMEAMEAAVVALHKPICKDVYMVKTSGQQVFINSHNRALSRRHAVTALRATGEVEPIKSLIPEVVCPSKPLVFNTQQLMKEEPPSAYSYQQINCLDSIIRFLDGCNVKRKFGSSATSASDEEKQQETAGNGKGGPATSVTPVGDSAGVPPLAMHSHKARSVASVTSQCSFSSTIVHVGDKKPPESDVVMENAPPTPTPATPTTTRSPPTAIINPPPPKTTSPPSRRGGGLTKEVLSAHTQQEEQAFLCRFSDLSQLRVIAPSSALRCPLPNTNPRRRRACSPDYPAAGGSSGRRGAKRLKQQESSEQRGPLTGPLRSPNVVPMNSPPSSTYTLPVMPLGPPTTSSWPVSVGSQANLPSVPYPSGTLPLYPIYPPLSQPIQNQMVPPMMALVLPNYMFPQLHPNLPQMTTAMNTMGSLTPQPGAAMVTPGPQQFFNPGAGFPFPGTNVMPCPMPTMPSLMQTAMPIQTQRPASGSSTPQSCSQVPVHQEGAESPLFHSRCSSPLNLLQLVEELPSNRLEVATALAASTQQATIPSQGTRGRSPDDSKENANDSNQDGESTPSDLLDLLLQEDSRSGSASSGSGSDSLGTVSNGCSSSGSGTSRSRSSRTSKYFGSIDSSENDHSRKQPAGGSRAGGDGEEQMIKCVLQDPIWLLMANTDHKVMMTYQLPTKDRETVLRQDREALRAMHKHQPRFTEDQKRELSQVHPWIRTGRLPRAINISACMGCKSSPLPESTVDQGGEARREEEGHDQEMTTEEQEVTWPTGEKKARAGETYMTH from the exons ATGAGTTACGACGACTCAAACTCCGCCCCTGGCGATGACACTTGGGGGCGAGTGGGAAGCAccaatgaagaagaggaggaggcggGAACAGGATTGAGCTCCCCCGGCAGCAACAACAACCACGGCAGCCAATCGGGAACTTCGGACTTGGCCAATCGGGTGCGAGGATCCTCTCCAAGTGGATCCGGCTCCGGTGGCTCGTCTGGGGGGGACCAGAGGGGTCCCAGCTCAGATGACGGGGAGAGGGAGTCgagtgagagagggggcaggTCCAGGGGACACCAGTCCAGAAGTTCCCACTGTTCCTCCAGCCAGAAGGACTCGGGCATGATGCTGGAGAACACAGAGAGCAACAAGAGCTCTCAGTCCCAGAGCCCGTCTCCCCCTAGCAGTTCTCTGGCCTACAGCCTGCTGTCAGCCAGCTCAGAGCAGGACCCTCCTTCCACCTCCGGCTGCAGCAGCAACGAGCAGCACCAGACGGCCCGCGTCCAGACCCAGAAGGAGATGCTGAAAGCCCTGAAGGAGCTCAAGGTTCGCCTGCCGGCCGAGTGCAAGGGCAAAGGTCGCTCCAGCACCCTGGACGCCCTCCAGTACGCCCTGAACTGTGTGAAGCAGGTGCGAGCCAACCAGGAGTACTACCACCAGTGGGGCGTGGAGGAGTGTCACGGCTGCAGCCTGGATCTGTCTGTATATAGCACAGAGGAGCTGGACAACATCGCCTCAGAGTACACCCTCAAAAATACA gacacctttTCCATGGCGGTGTCCTTCCTGACAGGCAAAGTGGTGTACATCTCCCCCCAGGGCTCGTCCCTGCTGCGCTGCAAGCCAGAGAGGCTCCAGGGGGCCATCTTCTCCGAACTGCTGGCTCCCCAAGACGTCAGCACCTTCTACAGCAGCACCGCCCCCTGCCGCCTGCCCTCCTGGGCCACCTGCATGGGCTCTGTGTCCCCACCGACAGACTGCACCCAGGGGAAGTCCATGTTCTGTCGCATCAGTGCAGACCGGGCGCAGGGAGGCGAGATCAAATACTACCCCTTCCGCATGACCCCCTATCAGCTAACCCTGAGGGACTTGGACACGTCAGACCCCCAGCCCTGCTGCCTGCTCATCGCTGAGAGGGTACAGTCCGGATACGAAGCTCCCAGGATCCCTGCTGACAAGCGGATCTTTTCCACCAGTCACACTCCCAGCTGTCTCTTCCAGGAAGTAGATGAAAGGGCTGTGCCGTTGTTGGGCTACCTCCCCCAGGACCTGGTGGGAAGCCCTGTACTTCTCTACCTCCACCCAGAGGACAGACCGATCATGGTGGCCATACATAGGAAGA TCCTCCAGTCTGCAGGCCAGCCCTTTGACAGTTCTCCCATGAGGATGTGTGCCCGCAGTGGGGAGTACGTGACCATCGACACTAGCTGGTCCTCCTTCATCAACCCCTGGAGCAGGAAGGTGGCCTTCATCGTGGGCCGCCACAAAGTCCGAACCAGCCCTTTGAACGAGGACGTGTTCACCCCTCTGCGGGGCTGTGAGGGCCGCCCCGTGGCCCCAGAGATCGTGCAGCTGAGCGAGCAGATCCACCGTCTCCTGGTGAAGCCTGTCCACAGTGGAGGGTCGCAGGGCTACAGCAGCCTGGCCTCAAATGGATCCTGCTCCCACGAGCAGCAGTACCGACGCACGGCCTCCTCCGCCTCCGACAGCAAGTCCACCAACGCCATGGAGGCCATGGAGGCAGCTGTGGTCGCGCTGCACAAACCG ATCTGTAAGGACGTGTACATGGTCAAGACCAGCGGGCAGCAGGTCTTTATCAACTCTCACAACCGAGCCCTGTCCCGGCGACACGCTGTCACAGCGCTCCGGGCCACTGGAGAAGTGGAGCCCATCAAGAGTCTGATCCCGGAGGTGGTGTGTCCATCCAAACCCCTGGTGTTCAACACCCAGCAGCTGATGAAGGAGGAGCCCCCCAGTGCCTACAGCTACCAACAGATTAACTGTCTGGACAGCATCATTAG GTTCTTGGACGGCTGTAACGTTAAGAGGAAGTTTGGCTCGTCTGCCACGTCCGCATCGGACGAAGAGAAACAACAGGAAACCGCTGGGAATGGAAAAG GTGGTCCAGCTACCTCAGTCACCCCGGTTGGGGACTCAGCGGGGGTACCCCCCCTGGCCATGCACAGCCACAAGGCGAGGAGTGTAGCCTCAGTCACCTCTCAGTGCAGCTTCAGCAGTACCATCGTCCACGTGGGAGACAAGAAGCCCCCCGAGTCAG ATGTTGTCATGGAAAATGCTCCTCCCACTCCTACGCCAGCCACTCCCACCACGACCAGGTCTCCACCCACCGCCATCATTAACCCTCCACCGCCCAAAACAACCTCTCCACCCAGCCGGAGAGGAGGTGGCCTGACCAAGGAGGTGCTCTCTGCTCACACGCAGCAGGAGGAGCAAGCCTTCCTCTGTCGCTTCAGTGACCTGAGCCAGCTGAGGGTGATTGCTCCATCCTCAGCCCTGCGTTGCCCACTCCCCAACACCAACCCCCGCCGCAGAA gagCGTGTTCCCCTGACTACCCTGCAGCTGGAGGCAGCAGTGGTCGCCGTGGAGCCAAGAGGCTGAAGCAGCAGGAGTCCTCAGAACAGAGGGGCCCTCTGACCGGACCCCTCCGGAGCCCCAACGTCGTCCCCATGAATTCCCCCCCCAGCTCCACCTACACCCTCCCAGTGATGCCCCTGGGGCCTCCCACCACATCCTCCTGGCCCGTCTCCGTAGGATCCCAGGCCAACCTGCCCTCTGTGCCCTACCCCTCGGGTACGCTCCCCCTGTACCccatctaccctcctctctcccagcccATACAGAACCAGATGGTGCCTCCTATGATGGCCCTGGTGCTGCCCAACTACATGTTCCCACAACTTCACCCCAACCTCCCCCAGATGACCACAGCCATGAACACAATGGGAAGCCTCACGCCCCAGCCGGGAGCCGCCATGGTTACCCCCGGCCCGCAGCAATTCTTCAACCCCGGCGCTGGTTTCCCCTTCCCCGGTACCAACGTCATGCCATGCCCCATGCCTACGATGCCCTCGCTCATGCAAACTGCCATGCCTATCCAGACCCAACGGCCAGCCTCTGGGTCCAGCACCCCTCAGTCATGTAGTCAAGTACCAGTCCACCAGGAGGGTGCAGAGTCGCCCCTCTTCCACTCTCGCTGCTCCTCCCCGCTCAACCTGCTGCAGCTTGTGGAGGAGTTGCCTAGCAACCGGCTGGAGGTCGCCACGGCGCTGGCTGCTTCCACGCAACAGGCCACGATCCCCTCACAAGGGACTCGGGGGAGATCGCCAGATGACTCCAAGGAGAAC GCCAATGATTCCAACCAGGATGGTGAATCCACCCCCAGTGACCTACTGGACCTGCTCCTGCAAGAGGACTCCCGCTCAGGCTCCGCGTCCTCTGGGTCGGGTTCTGACTCCTTGGGCACTGTGTCCAACGGCTGCAGCTCCTCAGGCAGTGGAACTA GTCGCAGTCGGAGTAGCCGCACCAGCAAGTACTTTGGCAGCATCGACTCGTCAGAGAACGACCACTCCCGCAAGCAGCCAGCAGGTGGCAGCAGAGCaggaggagacggggaggagCAAATGATTAAGTGTGTCCTGCAGGATCCCATCTGGCTCCTCATGGCCAACACCGACCACAAGGTGATGATGACGTACCAGCTGCCGACCAAGGACAGGGAGACGGTGTTGCGGCAGGACCGCGAGGCCCTAAGGGCCATGCACAAACACCAGCCCCGCTTCACTGAGGACCAGAAGAGAGAACTGAGCCAGGTCCACCCCTGGATACGTACCGGGCGCCTGCCCCGCGCCATCAACATCTCG GCATGTATGGGGTGCAAGTCTTCCCCCTTACCAGAGAGCACCGTGGACCAGGGAGGAGAGGCCCgcagagaagaggaggggcaCGACCAGGAAATGACAACAGAGGAGCAGGAAGTGACCTGGCCAACGGGGGAGAAGAAAGCAAGGGCTGGTGAAACCTACATGACCCACTGA
- the per1b gene encoding period circadian protein homolog 1b isoform X1 gives MSYDDSNSAPGDDTWGRVGSTNEEEEEAGTGLSSPGSNNNHGSQSGTSDLANRVRGSSPSGSGSGGSSGGDQRGPSSDDGERESSERGGRSRGHQSRSSHCSSSQKDSGMMLENTESNKSSQSQSPSPPSSSLAYSLLSASSEQDPPSTSGCSSNEQHQTARVQTQKEMLKALKELKVRLPAECKGKGRSSTLDALQYALNCVKQVRANQEYYHQWGVEECHGCSLDLSVYSTEELDNIASEYTLKNTDTFSMAVSFLTGKVVYISPQGSSLLRCKPERLQGAIFSELLAPQDVSTFYSSTAPCRLPSWATCMGSVSPPTDCTQGKSMFCRISADRAQGGEIKYYPFRMTPYQLTLRDLDTSDPQPCCLLIAERVQSGYEAPRIPADKRIFSTSHTPSCLFQEVDERAVPLLGYLPQDLVGSPVLLYLHPEDRPIMVAIHRKILQSAGQPFDSSPMRMCARSGEYVTIDTSWSSFINPWSRKVAFIVGRHKVRTSPLNEDVFTPLRGCEGRPVAPEIVQLSEQIHRLLVKPVHSGGSQGYSSLASNGSCSHEQQYRRTASSASDSKSTNAMEAMEAAVVALHKPMTFQQICKDVYMVKTSGQQVFINSHNRALSRRHAVTALRATGEVEPIKSLIPEVVCPSKPLVFNTQQLMKEEPPSAYSYQQINCLDSIIRFLDGCNVKRKFGSSATSASDEEKQQETAGNGKGGPATSVTPVGDSAGVPPLAMHSHKARSVASVTSQCSFSSTIVHVGDKKPPESDVVMENAPPTPTPATPTTTRSPPTAIINPPPPKTTSPPSRRGGGLTKEVLSAHTQQEEQAFLCRFSDLSQLRVIAPSSALRCPLPNTNPRRRRACSPDYPAAGGSSGRRGAKRLKQQESSEQRGPLTGPLRSPNVVPMNSPPSSTYTLPVMPLGPPTTSSWPVSVGSQANLPSVPYPSGTLPLYPIYPPLSQPIQNQMVPPMMALVLPNYMFPQLHPNLPQMTTAMNTMGSLTPQPGAAMVTPGPQQFFNPGAGFPFPGTNVMPCPMPTMPSLMQTAMPIQTQRPASGSSTPQSCSQVPVHQEGAESPLFHSRCSSPLNLLQLVEELPSNRLEVATALAASTQQATIPSQGTRGRSPDDSKENANDSNQDGESTPSDLLDLLLQEDSRSGSASSGSGSDSLGTVSNGCSSSGSGTSRSRSSRTSKYFGSIDSSENDHSRKQPAGGSRAGGDGEEQMIKCVLQDPIWLLMANTDHKVMMTYQLPTKDRETVLRQDREALRAMHKHQPRFTEDQKRELSQVHPWIRTGRLPRAINISACMGCKSSPLPESTVDQGGEARREEEGHDQEMTTEEQEVTWPTGEKKARAGETYMTH, from the exons ATGAGTTACGACGACTCAAACTCCGCCCCTGGCGATGACACTTGGGGGCGAGTGGGAAGCAccaatgaagaagaggaggaggcggGAACAGGATTGAGCTCCCCCGGCAGCAACAACAACCACGGCAGCCAATCGGGAACTTCGGACTTGGCCAATCGGGTGCGAGGATCCTCTCCAAGTGGATCCGGCTCCGGTGGCTCGTCTGGGGGGGACCAGAGGGGTCCCAGCTCAGATGACGGGGAGAGGGAGTCgagtgagagagggggcaggTCCAGGGGACACCAGTCCAGAAGTTCCCACTGTTCCTCCAGCCAGAAGGACTCGGGCATGATGCTGGAGAACACAGAGAGCAACAAGAGCTCTCAGTCCCAGAGCCCGTCTCCCCCTAGCAGTTCTCTGGCCTACAGCCTGCTGTCAGCCAGCTCAGAGCAGGACCCTCCTTCCACCTCCGGCTGCAGCAGCAACGAGCAGCACCAGACGGCCCGCGTCCAGACCCAGAAGGAGATGCTGAAAGCCCTGAAGGAGCTCAAGGTTCGCCTGCCGGCCGAGTGCAAGGGCAAAGGTCGCTCCAGCACCCTGGACGCCCTCCAGTACGCCCTGAACTGTGTGAAGCAGGTGCGAGCCAACCAGGAGTACTACCACCAGTGGGGCGTGGAGGAGTGTCACGGCTGCAGCCTGGATCTGTCTGTATATAGCACAGAGGAGCTGGACAACATCGCCTCAGAGTACACCCTCAAAAATACA gacacctttTCCATGGCGGTGTCCTTCCTGACAGGCAAAGTGGTGTACATCTCCCCCCAGGGCTCGTCCCTGCTGCGCTGCAAGCCAGAGAGGCTCCAGGGGGCCATCTTCTCCGAACTGCTGGCTCCCCAAGACGTCAGCACCTTCTACAGCAGCACCGCCCCCTGCCGCCTGCCCTCCTGGGCCACCTGCATGGGCTCTGTGTCCCCACCGACAGACTGCACCCAGGGGAAGTCCATGTTCTGTCGCATCAGTGCAGACCGGGCGCAGGGAGGCGAGATCAAATACTACCCCTTCCGCATGACCCCCTATCAGCTAACCCTGAGGGACTTGGACACGTCAGACCCCCAGCCCTGCTGCCTGCTCATCGCTGAGAGGGTACAGTCCGGATACGAAGCTCCCAGGATCCCTGCTGACAAGCGGATCTTTTCCACCAGTCACACTCCCAGCTGTCTCTTCCAGGAAGTAGATGAAAGGGCTGTGCCGTTGTTGGGCTACCTCCCCCAGGACCTGGTGGGAAGCCCTGTACTTCTCTACCTCCACCCAGAGGACAGACCGATCATGGTGGCCATACATAGGAAGA TCCTCCAGTCTGCAGGCCAGCCCTTTGACAGTTCTCCCATGAGGATGTGTGCCCGCAGTGGGGAGTACGTGACCATCGACACTAGCTGGTCCTCCTTCATCAACCCCTGGAGCAGGAAGGTGGCCTTCATCGTGGGCCGCCACAAAGTCCGAACCAGCCCTTTGAACGAGGACGTGTTCACCCCTCTGCGGGGCTGTGAGGGCCGCCCCGTGGCCCCAGAGATCGTGCAGCTGAGCGAGCAGATCCACCGTCTCCTGGTGAAGCCTGTCCACAGTGGAGGGTCGCAGGGCTACAGCAGCCTGGCCTCAAATGGATCCTGCTCCCACGAGCAGCAGTACCGACGCACGGCCTCCTCCGCCTCCGACAGCAAGTCCACCAACGCCATGGAGGCCATGGAGGCAGCTGTGGTCGCGCTGCACAAACCG ATGACGTTCCAGCAGATCTGTAAGGACGTGTACATGGTCAAGACCAGCGGGCAGCAGGTCTTTATCAACTCTCACAACCGAGCCCTGTCCCGGCGACACGCTGTCACAGCGCTCCGGGCCACTGGAGAAGTGGAGCCCATCAAGAGTCTGATCCCGGAGGTGGTGTGTCCATCCAAACCCCTGGTGTTCAACACCCAGCAGCTGATGAAGGAGGAGCCCCCCAGTGCCTACAGCTACCAACAGATTAACTGTCTGGACAGCATCATTAG GTTCTTGGACGGCTGTAACGTTAAGAGGAAGTTTGGCTCGTCTGCCACGTCCGCATCGGACGAAGAGAAACAACAGGAAACCGCTGGGAATGGAAAAG GTGGTCCAGCTACCTCAGTCACCCCGGTTGGGGACTCAGCGGGGGTACCCCCCCTGGCCATGCACAGCCACAAGGCGAGGAGTGTAGCCTCAGTCACCTCTCAGTGCAGCTTCAGCAGTACCATCGTCCACGTGGGAGACAAGAAGCCCCCCGAGTCAG ATGTTGTCATGGAAAATGCTCCTCCCACTCCTACGCCAGCCACTCCCACCACGACCAGGTCTCCACCCACCGCCATCATTAACCCTCCACCGCCCAAAACAACCTCTCCACCCAGCCGGAGAGGAGGTGGCCTGACCAAGGAGGTGCTCTCTGCTCACACGCAGCAGGAGGAGCAAGCCTTCCTCTGTCGCTTCAGTGACCTGAGCCAGCTGAGGGTGATTGCTCCATCCTCAGCCCTGCGTTGCCCACTCCCCAACACCAACCCCCGCCGCAGAA gagCGTGTTCCCCTGACTACCCTGCAGCTGGAGGCAGCAGTGGTCGCCGTGGAGCCAAGAGGCTGAAGCAGCAGGAGTCCTCAGAACAGAGGGGCCCTCTGACCGGACCCCTCCGGAGCCCCAACGTCGTCCCCATGAATTCCCCCCCCAGCTCCACCTACACCCTCCCAGTGATGCCCCTGGGGCCTCCCACCACATCCTCCTGGCCCGTCTCCGTAGGATCCCAGGCCAACCTGCCCTCTGTGCCCTACCCCTCGGGTACGCTCCCCCTGTACCccatctaccctcctctctcccagcccATACAGAACCAGATGGTGCCTCCTATGATGGCCCTGGTGCTGCCCAACTACATGTTCCCACAACTTCACCCCAACCTCCCCCAGATGACCACAGCCATGAACACAATGGGAAGCCTCACGCCCCAGCCGGGAGCCGCCATGGTTACCCCCGGCCCGCAGCAATTCTTCAACCCCGGCGCTGGTTTCCCCTTCCCCGGTACCAACGTCATGCCATGCCCCATGCCTACGATGCCCTCGCTCATGCAAACTGCCATGCCTATCCAGACCCAACGGCCAGCCTCTGGGTCCAGCACCCCTCAGTCATGTAGTCAAGTACCAGTCCACCAGGAGGGTGCAGAGTCGCCCCTCTTCCACTCTCGCTGCTCCTCCCCGCTCAACCTGCTGCAGCTTGTGGAGGAGTTGCCTAGCAACCGGCTGGAGGTCGCCACGGCGCTGGCTGCTTCCACGCAACAGGCCACGATCCCCTCACAAGGGACTCGGGGGAGATCGCCAGATGACTCCAAGGAGAAC GCCAATGATTCCAACCAGGATGGTGAATCCACCCCCAGTGACCTACTGGACCTGCTCCTGCAAGAGGACTCCCGCTCAGGCTCCGCGTCCTCTGGGTCGGGTTCTGACTCCTTGGGCACTGTGTCCAACGGCTGCAGCTCCTCAGGCAGTGGAACTA GTCGCAGTCGGAGTAGCCGCACCAGCAAGTACTTTGGCAGCATCGACTCGTCAGAGAACGACCACTCCCGCAAGCAGCCAGCAGGTGGCAGCAGAGCaggaggagacggggaggagCAAATGATTAAGTGTGTCCTGCAGGATCCCATCTGGCTCCTCATGGCCAACACCGACCACAAGGTGATGATGACGTACCAGCTGCCGACCAAGGACAGGGAGACGGTGTTGCGGCAGGACCGCGAGGCCCTAAGGGCCATGCACAAACACCAGCCCCGCTTCACTGAGGACCAGAAGAGAGAACTGAGCCAGGTCCACCCCTGGATACGTACCGGGCGCCTGCCCCGCGCCATCAACATCTCG GCATGTATGGGGTGCAAGTCTTCCCCCTTACCAGAGAGCACCGTGGACCAGGGAGGAGAGGCCCgcagagaagaggaggggcaCGACCAGGAAATGACAACAGAGGAGCAGGAAGTGACCTGGCCAACGGGGGAGAAGAAAGCAAGGGCTGGTGAAACCTACATGACCCACTGA